From the genome of Triticum aestivum cultivar Chinese Spring chromosome 3B, IWGSC CS RefSeq v2.1, whole genome shotgun sequence, one region includes:
- the LOC123065615 gene encoding uncharacterized protein: MASSGSMTRPPCANQEDMPNKWEDASLDKVKEKDVNILPCWCGDVCKVKVSTDRKKAWTEGRRYFVCPNYAYDRALPTNAYDQPPSPPPLCKYFTWIDLEVPEDVNKGPIRRLS, encoded by the exons atggcttcatccggttccatgacgaggccaccgtgtgctaaccaagaagacatgccgAACAAGTGGGAGGATGCATCTTTGGAtaaggtgaaggagaaagatgtcaacatcctgccatgttggtgtggagatgtttgcaaggtgaaggtgtccaccgacCGAAAGAAAGCATGGACAGAAGGGCGAAGATATTTTGTATGTCCGAACTATGCTTATGATCGTGcacttccaactaacgcctatgaccaaccaccg tcaccgcctcctctatgcaagtacttcacgtggatagatcttgaagtgccagaagatgtGAACAAAGGACCAATACGCAGATTGTCTTAG